The nucleotide sequence CGCAGTGCCTCGCGCAGTTTTGTTTCGTATGGTCTTTCGGTCAGCGAGACGGCCGACACCAACGCCAGCAATGAACTGGAGCGCCAGGGAATCAGCTCTGTAACACACGTGCTTGGCGCACTTGATTTGCAGCGCTTTTACGCCAAGACGGACCTGTTTGCCGAATATGTCGGCGGCGGAGCGTTCTACTCCAATGCCACCCGTTCCGCGAGTCAGTTGCACGCGGCCGGAGTGATGGGAGTGACGCGCTGGCGCAGCGGACGTCTGACTTTGCGCGACTCCTTTAGCTACCTGCCGGAGGGTTCGTTCAGCGTGGGCGCTTTCGGAGGAAACCCCGGACTCGGTATTGCAACCGGAGGCGGCGCATCTGGACTTGCCGGCGGTGGATTGCCGGGTAGCCACTTCTTTGGCAACGGGCAGTTCGGTTCCGTCGGACTTACTCCGCGACTGACGAACAGCGCGTTTGCGGATGTCGTGCAGAGCCTGACGCCGCGTTCCGCATTTACGGTGGCGGTGGGTTTCAGCAATGCCCATTTCTTCGATAACACGGACGCGCTGATCAACGGCGACAAAGTGATGATGCAGGCGGGCTACAGCTACATGCTGGGCCGTCGCGATCAAATCGGCGTGGTGTATGGCTTCCAGCAGTTTCGTTTTCCGCAGGACGTGGGTGGTCAAATCGATGCCCAGATCGCCAATTTCCGCTGGAGCCACACGATCAGCGGAAGAATGACTTTGATTGTGGGTGTTGGCCCGCAGCGCCTCACGTTTGAGGATCCATTTCTCGGTAGTGTGACCCGTTGGTCTGCAAACGGAAGGGCTGTACTGCGCTATCGTTTTGTCAGAACCTCGGTCGCGGCCACGTACGAAAAATTTACTTCCGATGGCTCGGGCTTTTTTGCGGGAGCCGACACGCAGGCTGCCCGTTTGGGGATCACACGTCCGCTGGCGCGCACCTGGGAAATCTATTTTGATTTCGGATATGCCCACAACCGCCGGCTGCAAGCTGCCTCGCCCAATTTTGATACGGCAAATACCTTTGACCACGGTTTCTCTCGCGTTCTGTTGCGCAAGCACCTGGGGCGCGAGTATTCGGCATTTGGAGCGTACCGATTTAACGACTTGGCATTTAATGGCTCCGTTGCCACGCGCAGTTCGGAGCGCCACATGGTAACGGTTGGCATCGAATGGCATCCCCGGCCAAGCAGGCTTGACTAATTTTGGGCCGCGAAGCGGCCGGAATGGTGAACAGCATGATTGAGAATCGCGATTTATCCATGGACGATTATCTGGCGATGGCACGGCGTCGCCTGAAGATCATTTTGATTCCGGCGCTGCTGGCCCCACTGGCTGGCTACCTGGTGTCCTTCGCATTTCCACCGAAATATGTCTCGCAGTCTGTGGTGCTGGTAGAAGCTCAGAAGGTTCCCGGCGCGTACGTGCAGCCCGTCATTACGTCCGACTTCATGCAGCGCCTGACGACCATGCAAACGCAGATACTGGCGGGAAACCGCTTGCGTCCGATGGTGGAGCGTCTCGGCCTGGCGAAGCCGGGTGAGGAACAGGCGGTGATCAAGGAAATCCGCGAGACCATGCAGGTATCGCTGCTCACGGCCGATATTTCTGGTACAACCGGCCCAACCTCCGGGTCAACCAAGAAAACCAAATCCGCGAAGCCAAATGCCAATGCGACGCCCGTGCCCGGTTTCACCGTCAGCTATACGTCAAACAGTCCCCGCCGAGCCCAGGAGATCTGTAACGAGCTGACGGGAATGCTGGTGCAGGAAAACCTGCTGACACGAACGCAGACAGCTCAGGGCACCACCGACTTTCTGAGCCGCCAGGTCGACGAAGCCAAGCGCGCGTTGGATGATCAGGACGCCAAGCTAGCTGAGTTCAAAAGAAAGAACATGGGCCAGCTGCCCGGGGATGCCGAAAATAATGTGCGCATCCTCATGTCCATGAATTCGCAGCTCGACGCCAGCACCCAGGCCCTGGGTCGCGCCCAGCAAGACAAGGCGTATACCGAGAGTTTGCTCGCGCAACAATTAGCGGCGTGGAAGAGCTCGCAGTCGAGCAACAACCCGCAGACGATGGAACAGCAGTTGAACCTGCTGCAGACGCAGCTGATGCAATTGCAGGCACGCTACACCGACGATCATCCAGACGTCATCAAGACCAAGGCGGATATCGCCGAAGTAAAGAAGAAATTGGCCGAGGTCAACAACGCAGCCAATACGGTCGCGGATACCACCCAGAAGGCAACTGCCTCGGAGCCGCCGGAGATCCGGCAACTCCGTAACCAGGTTCACCAGTACGAAAACGTGATCGCGCAGGCGTCGGGTGAACAAAAGCGCATGCAAAGCCAGATCCAGGTTTATCAGAACCGCAGCGCGCTGAGCCCTGGGATCGAAGAGCAGTACAAGTTGCTGACCCGTGACTACGACAACGCTTCGACCCTGTACCGCGATTTGCTTACCAAGAAGAGTTCGTCGGAGTTGGCTGCCAACATGGAAAGCCAGCAGCAAGGCGAGCAGATGAGCGTCCTGAATCCCGCCGGACTGCCGTCTGATCCGAGTTTCCCGAATCGTCTGTACTTTGCGGGCGGCGGATTGGGCGCAGGTCTCGCGCTCGGAATGGCGATCGCTGTCTGGCTGGAAGTTCGAGACCGGTCGATCCGGACTGAAAAGGATGCGGCGGCTGCCATGGATCTTCCTCTCCTCGTGTCCGTGCCGTGGGTAAACGATGAGGAGCCCGAATCCAACAACGGTCATGACAAGCGAAACTTCTGGGGACGCAGTAACGGCGCATCACCCGCTCGGGAGAAGATCGAGGTCTAAGGCAAACGTATGTATAAAGAGTTTTTTGGGCTTCGAGCCAACCCGTTCAACGTGAATCCGGACCCGCGTTATCTGTATTTGACGCGGCATACGGAAGAAGCGCTGGCGTGTCTCACCTACGGCATTCA is from Acidobacteriota bacterium and encodes:
- a CDS encoding lipopolysaccharide biosynthesis protein, which encodes MIENRDLSMDDYLAMARRRLKIILIPALLAPLAGYLVSFAFPPKYVSQSVVLVEAQKVPGAYVQPVITSDFMQRLTTMQTQILAGNRLRPMVERLGLAKPGEEQAVIKEIRETMQVSLLTADISGTTGPTSGSTKKTKSAKPNANATPVPGFTVSYTSNSPRRAQEICNELTGMLVQENLLTRTQTAQGTTDFLSRQVDEAKRALDDQDAKLAEFKRKNMGQLPGDAENNVRILMSMNSQLDASTQALGRAQQDKAYTESLLAQQLAAWKSSQSSNNPQTMEQQLNLLQTQLMQLQARYTDDHPDVIKTKADIAEVKKKLAEVNNAANTVADTTQKATASEPPEIRQLRNQVHQYENVIAQASGEQKRMQSQIQVYQNRSALSPGIEEQYKLLTRDYDNASTLYRDLLTKKSSSELAANMESQQQGEQMSVLNPAGLPSDPSFPNRLYFAGGGLGAGLALGMAIAVWLEVRDRSIRTEKDAAAAMDLPLLVSVPWVNDEEPESNNGHDKRNFWGRSNGASPAREKIEV